In one Bacillus thuringiensis genomic region, the following are encoded:
- a CDS encoding potassium channel family protein, with the protein MNARKQLWIAVICMTFVVILGTIGFMTIEEISLFQAFWMTMITVLTVGYGDAVPVTQAGKVFALLIIPVGVGIVTYAIGVVAAMIIEGNLFHAVRRKKMDKQIAQLKNHIIVCGCGRVGLQVVHELQEKNIPFVVVDKDESISGQEKLLFVHGDATEDQVLHNAGILEAAGLVAIVANDAENVFITLTARGLNDTIKIVARSEKPETEEKLRRAGANKVINPSSMAGIHIAKGIANPLTVHYIDTVLYGVEQSFVIEEILVGKDSILVGKSLLESNVRNQFDVTILAILRNGNIIHNPAGQEKLKERDMIIVFGSVEKLGQFEKELQSTR; encoded by the coding sequence ATGAATGCACGTAAGCAATTATGGATAGCAGTTATATGTATGACTTTTGTTGTAATTCTAGGAACGATAGGATTTATGACGATCGAAGAGATTAGTTTGTTTCAAGCATTTTGGATGACGATGATTACTGTATTGACTGTTGGATACGGGGATGCCGTTCCTGTAACGCAAGCGGGGAAAGTATTTGCGCTCCTTATTATTCCTGTTGGCGTAGGTATTGTTACGTATGCAATTGGGGTAGTGGCAGCTATGATTATTGAAGGGAATTTATTTCATGCAGTACGGAGGAAGAAGATGGATAAACAAATAGCGCAGTTGAAAAATCATATTATAGTATGTGGTTGCGGTAGAGTGGGGCTTCAAGTTGTACATGAATTGCAAGAAAAGAATATTCCATTTGTCGTTGTTGATAAAGATGAAAGTATATCGGGGCAGGAAAAGCTTTTATTTGTACATGGAGATGCAACGGAAGATCAAGTATTACATAATGCCGGAATTTTAGAAGCAGCTGGTTTAGTTGCTATTGTTGCAAATGATGCCGAAAATGTATTTATTACATTAACAGCCAGAGGATTAAACGATACGATTAAAATTGTGGCGAGATCTGAAAAGCCAGAAACTGAAGAGAAATTAAGGCGTGCTGGTGCAAATAAGGTTATTAATCCATCTAGTATGGCAGGTATTCATATCGCAAAAGGTATTGCCAATCCATTAACCGTTCATTATATTGATACAGTGTTGTATGGAGTGGAACAGTCATTTGTCATTGAAGAAATTCTAGTTGGAAAAGATTCAATATTAGTTGGTAAATCGTTACTAGAGAGTAATGTAAGGAATCAGTTTGATGTAACAATATTAGCGATTTTAAGAAATGGTAATATTATACATAATCCAGCAGGGCAGGAAAAATTGAAAGAACGTGATATGATAATAGTATTTGGTTCAGTAGAGAAACTGGGACAATTCGAGAAAGAATTACAAAGTACGAGGTGA
- a CDS encoding purine/pyrimidine permease: MKTFLSALQWALFILAGSLIVPISVATSYGLDGAEAIAFVQRTLFVLGFAGLLQAIFGHKLPIQEGPAGLWWGIFSLYASLGVVLFGSSNETLKVLQYAFLLSGIICIILSVFGLIDKLVRYFTPTVIGTYLFLLVAQLSGSFLKGMFGLDGKHTEVQPNVFILSLIVILLSFFIMKLPIIGQYSVLFSIICGWILFACFGLSNPITPVTDIIRFPSLFVFGMPRVEWNMVITVIFVTLLLLTNMLASIRVVQKVVSKYEENAASDRFKQAGIITGINQLLGGLFSAIGPVAISGSAGFIATTNIYKRLPFILGSSFIIVVSIFPKITSFFAAIPVAVGYAAIYPVFASMIGLAFREYETVQDKERLFKVAGLSIFTGVGVMFVPAGAYSTLPPFLASFLSNGLVLGSVMAILLEILFSRSTAKQIS, from the coding sequence ATGAAGACATTTCTTTCCGCCTTACAATGGGCACTATTTATTTTAGCTGGAAGCCTTATTGTACCAATTAGTGTCGCAACTAGTTATGGTCTTGATGGCGCTGAAGCTATCGCATTCGTACAAAGAACGTTATTTGTTCTAGGCTTTGCTGGTCTCTTGCAAGCTATATTTGGGCATAAACTTCCTATTCAAGAAGGTCCTGCTGGCCTTTGGTGGGGAATTTTCTCCCTTTACGCAAGTTTAGGTGTCGTATTATTTGGATCCAGCAATGAGACACTTAAAGTTCTTCAATATGCTTTCTTATTAAGCGGTATTATTTGTATTATTCTTAGCGTTTTTGGACTTATTGATAAACTTGTTCGCTATTTTACACCGACAGTCATTGGAACGTATTTATTTCTTCTTGTCGCGCAGCTTAGTGGCTCCTTCTTAAAGGGAATGTTTGGCCTTGATGGAAAACATACAGAAGTACAACCTAACGTATTTATTCTTTCACTCATTGTTATTTTACTATCCTTTTTCATCATGAAGCTACCTATTATTGGACAATATTCCGTTCTTTTCAGTATCATATGCGGCTGGATATTATTCGCATGCTTCGGATTATCTAATCCAATAACACCAGTGACAGACATAATCCGTTTTCCGTCCTTATTTGTTTTCGGAATGCCTCGTGTTGAATGGAATATGGTAATTACAGTCATTTTCGTTACACTCTTACTTCTAACAAATATGTTAGCAAGTATTCGCGTTGTACAAAAGGTTGTCTCTAAATATGAAGAAAATGCTGCATCAGATCGTTTTAAACAAGCTGGCATTATAACAGGAATCAACCAATTGCTAGGCGGCCTGTTTTCAGCTATTGGGCCTGTCGCTATTTCTGGATCAGCAGGTTTTATTGCAACGACTAATATTTATAAACGTCTCCCGTTTATATTAGGGTCAAGCTTTATTATTGTCGTTAGTATATTTCCAAAGATTACTTCATTCTTTGCAGCAATCCCTGTTGCAGTTGGTTATGCCGCTATTTATCCTGTATTCGCAAGCATGATTGGCCTCGCCTTTCGAGAATACGAAACTGTCCAGGATAAAGAACGATTATTTAAAGTAGCCGGTCTTTCAATCTTTACAGGAGTCGGAGTTATGTTTGTTCCAGCAGGAGCATATTCCACACTTCCACCATTTCTAGCATCGTTTTTAAGTAATGGTCTCGTTCTTGGATCTGTAATGGCAATCTTGCTAGAAATACTATTTTCTCGTTCCACAGCAAAACAAATATCGTAA
- a CDS encoding Cof-type HAD-IIB family hydrolase: MTYKMIVLDLDDTLLRDDHTISPRTKEALMTAQEQGVKVVLASGRPTFGMRNVAKELRLEEYGSFILSFNGAKIINCKTNEEIFSSTLSPEIVHNLFEISKTEDVWIHTYMGDDIVTEENNPYTEIEGDITGMPIVVVDDFKAAVKEPVVKVLMNKEAERLVEVEKKLQKQLEDQLSVMRSKPFFLEFTEAGVTKGTSLNKLIQKLGIKREEVIAMGDSYNDQAMIEFAGLGVAMGNAPDDIKEIANYVTDTNMNDGVAKVVEKFVLKTDVLV, encoded by the coding sequence ATGACTTATAAAATGATTGTTTTAGATTTAGATGATACTTTATTACGTGATGACCATACTATTTCACCTCGTACGAAAGAAGCGTTAATGACTGCACAAGAGCAAGGGGTAAAGGTTGTACTTGCTTCTGGACGTCCAACGTTTGGTATGCGCAATGTAGCCAAAGAGCTTCGTTTAGAAGAATACGGCAGTTTCATTTTATCTTTTAATGGTGCAAAAATTATTAACTGTAAAACAAACGAAGAAATCTTTAGTAGTACGCTATCTCCTGAAATCGTTCACAACCTATTTGAAATTAGTAAAACTGAAGATGTATGGATTCATACTTATATGGGCGATGATATCGTAACGGAAGAAAATAATCCTTATACTGAAATTGAGGGCGATATTACTGGTATGCCAATTGTTGTAGTAGATGACTTTAAAGCCGCAGTTAAAGAGCCTGTAGTAAAAGTATTAATGAATAAAGAGGCTGAACGCCTTGTTGAAGTTGAAAAGAAACTACAAAAACAACTAGAAGACCAATTAAGCGTGATGCGTTCGAAACCATTCTTCTTAGAATTTACAGAAGCCGGTGTTACAAAAGGAACGAGCTTAAACAAACTGATTCAAAAGCTTGGCATTAAGCGTGAAGAAGTTATCGCAATGGGCGATAGCTATAACGACCAAGCAATGATTGAATTTGCTGGTCTTGGCGTTGCAATGGGCAATGCACCTGATGATATTAAAGAAATTGCAAACTACGTAACAGATACAAATATGAACGATGGTGTTGCAAAAGTTGTAGAGAAATTCGTTTTAAAAACGGATGTACTTGTTTAA
- a CDS encoding DUF3817 domain-containing protein, with amino-acid sequence MLSTPIGRLRAIGLVEGISFLLLLFVAMPLKYFAGFATAVKITGMAHGVLFILFIFAVIQVTIVHRKSILWALGAFVSSVIPFGTFVLDAKLKNEQQ; translated from the coding sequence ATGTTATCTACACCAATCGGACGATTAAGAGCAATTGGACTAGTTGAGGGTATTTCTTTCCTATTACTATTATTTGTAGCAATGCCATTAAAATATTTCGCAGGATTTGCAACAGCTGTTAAAATTACAGGCATGGCTCATGGTGTTCTATTTATTCTATTCATCTTTGCAGTAATTCAAGTAACAATCGTACACCGTAAATCAATTTTATGGGCACTTGGAGCATTCGTTTCATCAGTTATCCCATTTGGTACTTTTGTACTAGATGCAAAATTAAAGAACGAGCAACAATGA
- a CDS encoding uracil-DNA glycosylase, producing the protein MENVLKNDWEPLLAPEFEKEYYLTLSSFLTEEYSMHVVYPKVEDIFNALQYTSYENTKVVILGQDPYHGPNQAHGLSFSVQPGVKTPPSLLNMYKELRDEYGYEIPNNGYLVKWAEQGVLLLNTVLTVREGEANSHKGKGWEHFTDRVIELLNEREKPVIFILWGRHAQAKKKLITNPNHHIIESVHPSPLSARRGFFGSKPYSKVNTILANMGEREIDWEIPNL; encoded by the coding sequence ATGGAAAATGTTTTAAAGAATGATTGGGAGCCACTATTGGCACCAGAATTCGAGAAAGAGTACTATCTTACTCTATCCAGTTTTTTGACAGAAGAATACAGCATGCATGTTGTTTATCCGAAGGTAGAAGATATCTTTAACGCTCTTCAGTATACAAGTTATGAAAATACAAAGGTTGTTATTTTAGGACAAGATCCATATCATGGACCGAATCAAGCGCATGGTTTAAGCTTTTCTGTACAACCTGGTGTTAAAACACCACCATCATTGTTAAATATGTATAAAGAACTTCGAGATGAATATGGTTATGAAATCCCGAATAACGGTTATTTAGTAAAATGGGCGGAACAAGGAGTATTACTACTAAATACCGTATTAACAGTTCGTGAAGGCGAAGCAAATTCTCATAAGGGAAAAGGATGGGAGCACTTCACAGATCGTGTAATTGAACTGTTGAACGAACGTGAAAAGCCAGTTATTTTCATATTGTGGGGGCGCCATGCGCAGGCGAAGAAGAAGTTAATTACGAATCCGAATCATCATATTATCGAATCTGTACATCCAAGCCCATTATCGGCAAGACGTGGTTTCTTTGGTAGTAAGCCATATTCTAAAGTAAATACGATTTTAGCTAATATGGGCGAAAGAGAAATTGATTGGGAAATTCCAAATTTATAA
- a CDS encoding ABC transporter permease subunit: protein MREFANLVLNESEKIYRKKRIFVVMLILAILIPLFVYAQYREIETTQKRLGTTDWKVSLQQQIVDSQNRLNNSRLPEEWRDWLKVRVEQQQYYLDHDINPMAPGAPTFVRAFIEQGITLFIPLLVMIVAIDIVSGERSDGTMKMLLTRPIRRWKILLSKYVTMLFFISLILFLVGLFAYILSGLVFGYSGWNLPVLTGFVIDKETLNTNFVHLIPQWQYILMAYGLAWFVAIVVGTISFMVSVLIRNTPAGMGVMLAALIAGGILSSFATSWEGAKYIFSVNLSLTDYLSGKLPALQGLSMGFSLMNLTVWAVVSLVISFVVFTRQDMVN from the coding sequence ATGCGTGAATTTGCGAATCTAGTTTTAAATGAATCAGAAAAGATTTACCGCAAGAAACGTATTTTTGTTGTCATGCTTATTTTAGCAATCTTGATCCCGCTTTTTGTGTACGCGCAGTATCGTGAAATAGAAACGACACAAAAAAGACTCGGTACAACTGATTGGAAGGTTTCATTACAACAGCAAATTGTTGATTCTCAAAATCGATTGAACAATTCTAGGTTGCCAGAAGAATGGCGTGATTGGTTAAAGGTAAGAGTTGAGCAACAACAATATTATTTAGATCATGATATTAACCCGATGGCACCGGGTGCACCGACTTTTGTCAGAGCATTTATTGAACAAGGAATTACGTTATTTATTCCGCTTCTCGTAATGATTGTCGCCATTGATATCGTTTCAGGAGAACGAAGTGATGGGACGATGAAGATGTTACTTACGCGGCCGATTCGGCGCTGGAAAATACTCCTTAGTAAATACGTGACGATGTTATTTTTCATTTCGCTCATACTGTTTCTTGTAGGTTTGTTTGCTTACATATTATCAGGGCTTGTATTTGGGTACTCGGGATGGAATTTACCTGTTTTAACAGGATTCGTCATTGATAAGGAAACGTTAAATACGAACTTTGTACATCTTATTCCGCAGTGGCAATACATCTTAATGGCGTATGGACTAGCCTGGTTTGTTGCTATCGTTGTTGGAACTATATCATTTATGGTCTCTGTTTTAATTCGTAATACACCAGCTGGTATGGGCGTTATGCTAGCTGCATTAATTGCAGGCGGTATTTTAAGCTCGTTCGCAACATCTTGGGAAGGCGCCAAGTATATTTTTAGTGTGAATTTATCATTAACGGATTATTTATCAGGAAAATTACCTGCATTACAAGGTTTATCGATGGGGTTTTCTTTGATGAATTTAACTGTTTGGGCAGTTGTTTCTCTTGTTATTTCGTTCGTAGTATTTACAAGACAGGATATGGTGAATTAA
- a CDS encoding ABC transporter ATP-binding protein, whose protein sequence is MTTILSVRDLKKIIGKKTLVENISFDVKQGEVFGFLGPNGAGKTTTIRMLVGLIKATEGTISIGGYSIKENFREAMRQIGSIVENPELYTYLTGWENLKQFARMLGDISDERIIEIAEMVHLDERIHDKVKTYSLGMKQRLGIAQALLGNPKLLILDEPTNGLDPAGIRELREFIHKLVKEENMSVFISSHLLSEVQMICDRVAIIHKGKMITVAKVEELIKTASDRVEWIVTPISKAKDMLEAAEEIREVSVEGERLLCRMDIASISSWNKHFVENEIDVHSVKELIFTLEDLFIELTRGEQHA, encoded by the coding sequence ATGACGACGATACTTTCTGTACGAGACTTGAAGAAGATAATTGGAAAGAAGACTCTTGTAGAGAATATTTCCTTTGATGTAAAGCAAGGAGAAGTGTTCGGGTTCTTAGGACCAAATGGTGCTGGAAAGACGACTACCATTCGAATGTTAGTCGGATTGATTAAGGCGACAGAAGGTACGATTTCTATCGGTGGTTATTCGATTAAGGAAAATTTCAGAGAAGCGATGCGTCAAATTGGGAGTATCGTTGAAAACCCAGAACTGTACACATATTTAACGGGATGGGAAAATTTAAAGCAATTTGCTCGTATGTTAGGTGATATATCAGATGAACGTATTATTGAAATTGCTGAAATGGTTCATTTAGATGAAAGAATTCATGACAAGGTAAAAACGTACTCACTTGGTATGAAACAACGCCTTGGAATTGCGCAGGCGCTCCTTGGGAATCCAAAATTGCTCATATTAGATGAGCCAACGAATGGTTTAGATCCAGCAGGGATTAGAGAACTTAGGGAATTTATACATAAGCTTGTAAAAGAAGAAAATATGAGCGTGTTTATTTCAAGTCACTTGCTAAGTGAAGTGCAAATGATATGCGATCGCGTTGCTATTATTCATAAAGGAAAGATGATAACAGTTGCCAAGGTTGAAGAATTAATTAAAACAGCAAGCGATCGTGTAGAATGGATTGTTACACCGATTTCTAAGGCGAAAGATATGCTAGAAGCGGCCGAGGAAATAAGAGAAGTGAGTGTAGAAGGCGAGCGATTACTATGCCGCATGGATATTGCATCTATAAGTAGTTGGAATAAACACTTTGTTGAAAATGAAATAGATGTACATAGCGTTAAGGAGCTCATATTTACGCTAGAAGATTTATTTATTGAACTCACAAGGGGTGAGCAGCATGCGTGA
- a CDS encoding SGNH/GDSL hydrolase family protein encodes MRIAFQNFVWYNYGQSMRAKRGFDMRSKVVKVILLITIASFCLFAYGFVSGVNDVLNPKASNLIKKTDVVAKEKRKTGTLQIVSLGDSLTRGVGDKEGIGYVGRMKEDLQKDYKQKIALTNLAVSGAKMPDLLKQIESNGAKYSIKQADVIVLTIGGNDLFPGWESLGKIDLETYRPDTETFQNEAKKIIEEIRKLNTDSPIFWLGLYNPFEDVEDLKGSSNIVVDWNASLEKLALNDKNVYITPTFDLFQNRGKDLLYSDHFHPNEVGYTYMAERLVQNVVSKLKLEQGGVK; translated from the coding sequence GTGAGAATCGCTTTTCAAAATTTCGTTTGGTATAATTATGGACAATCTATGAGGGCTAAAAGGGGTTTTGATATGAGATCAAAAGTAGTAAAAGTAATTCTACTCATTACAATTGCATCTTTCTGTTTATTTGCATATGGCTTTGTTTCAGGTGTAAATGATGTATTAAATCCAAAAGCTTCAAATTTAATTAAAAAGACCGATGTAGTAGCAAAAGAGAAAAGGAAAACGGGAACATTACAAATCGTTAGTTTAGGTGATTCATTAACGCGTGGCGTTGGTGATAAAGAAGGAATTGGTTATGTTGGGCGAATGAAAGAGGATTTACAAAAAGATTATAAGCAAAAAATTGCATTAACAAATTTAGCAGTTAGTGGTGCAAAAATGCCCGATTTATTAAAACAAATTGAAAGTAATGGCGCTAAATATTCAATTAAGCAAGCAGATGTAATCGTGTTAACGATTGGTGGGAATGATTTGTTCCCGGGCTGGGAATCGCTTGGGAAAATAGATTTAGAGACGTATCGTCCTGACACAGAAACATTTCAAAATGAAGCAAAGAAAATTATAGAAGAAATTCGTAAATTAAATACAGATAGTCCGATTTTTTGGCTTGGTTTATACAATCCTTTTGAAGATGTAGAAGATTTAAAAGGGTCTTCAAACATTGTTGTGGACTGGAATGCATCTTTAGAGAAGTTAGCGCTAAACGATAAAAATGTGTATATTACACCGACATTTGATTTATTCCAAAACCGCGGGAAAGATTTATTATACTCTGATCATTTTCATCCGAACGAAGTAGGTTATACGTATATGGCAGAACGTTTAGTTCAAAACGTTGTAAGTAAATTAAAACTAGAACAAGGAGGGGTAAAATGA